DNA sequence from the Neomonachus schauinslandi chromosome 16, ASM220157v2, whole genome shotgun sequence genome:
AAAAGACACTTCTATCACCAGGAAGTTTCAAGGGATTTAACAGCTCTGTGTAAGACATTCCTATCACCCCTGTGGttcaggaaattacaagggtttagGAGCTCTGAGTCAGGAACTGGGAGCagagaccaaatatgtatttcttattatgtcaCACTAAGCCTTTGGAATCAAATGTCTTGCTCAGGAACAACCTTAACTTTAACCACTTTCTACAATTGTCCTCATTTCCTCCAAATTCACAGGGTCCCTTATCCCCCAGCCTGCATCTCAGATATCAAGGCAATTTGGTCCAAGCCCCAGAAACTTCCTGACTCTTTGTAACATTATCAGAGGAAAAGGTGCACAGCCCAAAGGCAGGGATACTCCTGGGCAGAAATCAGTGAATGCAACTTTTAGAGACATTCAAGGCACATCCCTCCAAAAATCAACTCTCCTTTTCACTTGAACCTCCATGGTCCTCCATGAGGAACAGCTGAAGAGCTTCCACTTCATTTTCCAGCCTAAAGCACACACAAAGGGTGTGtggtcatctacaagccaaggcgagacctcagaaggaaccaaccctgtggACTTGATCTCACactttagcctccagaactgtgagcaaatgTCTGTTGTTTCAACCACCGAGTCTGTGCTTTGTTATGACAGCGCAAGCAGACTAATACACCCACCCCCACTGAGCCAGACAAGGCAGAGTCTGGACCCCAACAGACCCCAAACCCTGACCTCAGTATCCTCACTCATCACCATGTGCAACAGCTGAGAACGTGGTACCCGGACCAAGGAGAAAGTGATGAGGCTTCAAATGTACAAAAGCATTTCCCTAAAATACACCAAGATGGAAATGGAACATTTCAGAATACTAGTAAGACAATGTGGTTATCATTTGGCAAACGGCACACTTAGTGTTAGTTAGAACTGATTTTTATGAAGGCGAGGGGGTGGAGCAGTAGAGGATGTAAGCTGAGACAACCTTCTTAAAGAGGATCGTATGGAATCTATCGCactaatatgttttatttacctGGGATACCAACCTCGGAAAGGTGAGTTCAGCACCTGGTCCTCAGGTTCAGGGTAGGCTGGGCAGCCCATTCAGGGACCCTGACTGCAGATTTAAGTAGGACGATGCCAACCACCATGATATGACATGCAGATTCACAAGACAAGGAGTGGAAAGAACTTGAAGACCGAGTCAAAGAAGAATCCATTTCTGATTCTTTGAAGAGCATCTGCCCTGCATCCATCCTGTTAGAGGCCATTAGTTTGCATGTGTTGTTCACCAGAGTATCCCATGTCTGcaacagtacctggcacaatgCAGATGCTCAAAAAGATGTTTGTAGTAGTGAATGGAGTAATTGACTCGAGTTTGGAATTCAATTATGAAACAGCCACTTCATGGCAAATTTCCacttttttcccttgtaagtaGGACTCACTGTTTTTAAGCTGGATAGGTCTTTACTGAAGCAAGGGAAAGAACCCTGAGTACAGAAGAGATGACACAGGTCCCACTGACACaggacaatgatgatgatgatgcgaCATCATGTCTCCGTTCATCACATCACAGTGGAGCTGGGATCCCTGAGACTCTGGCAACTCTAACAGGTGGCAGACTGTGGACCAGGGTCAGGGCTCTTCTCCACGACATCTGACGGAATCTCACCTCCACCCATCTAACACACTGTCCTCAATTTTTAAAGTGACGtcattttcttccattaattGGGCTTGTTCTGTGGATCCTAGTCCTTCACTGATCTGCCCCTTCTATATTGCCAGAGGCCtctattcaggatttttttttttttaatgtttcttgggATAATACTGAtctttgaaatttctttcctATAGCTCCTTTCCTTCAGTGACAAAAATATGTTTGGTTGGTTAGTCTGTTAGGTCATTAATAGGTCATACAGTCACTTTCAATCATCTTTCAAAGCAATgtaattcatttctattttgctATGTGCTGGGGAATATAAACTATAAACTATCCAGATAGACATTTATAATTCAAGTGGAGAGATAAGATAcgaacctttttaaaaagtctccatATCCTATTTTACATGTGTAAAACTAAGTGAATCCTTTCCTGCTCCCTTTCCAAGTAAGAATATGCCCCTCGAAAAAGAAATTACCAGGATACTTTGTATCTTCTATGGTATGTCCTTTTCAACTAATGTAGGTGTATACATCCTTTGATTACACATGCTGGAGGGTCAAATTGCTACACACATATAatccagctttaaaaaaacaccagcttaggggcacctgggtggctcagtcgattaagcgtctgccttcagctcagatcatgatcccagggtcctgggctcgagccccacatcaggctccctgcttctccctctccctctgccttctacttcccctgcttgtgctctctttctcaagtaaataaatcttttttaaaaaatgccagcTCAAAGGCAGCAAGGACTTTTGTTCAGTTCATCACTGTCAGCATCTGTAGGTTCTAGAACAGCACCAGGTAAAGGAAACAGCTGAAAAGTTTTTCTGAGTGGTGTGTGTACCGGATGGGAACTATCTTCTAGGGAAAGAACCTGGCTGACAGGTTGTGAGTTCTGAGCAGTTGTTCCTTTGGGTGAGATTTACAAAGTTAAACACATCCAAACACACGATGGTACGTTATTGAATCAAATGTATTCActttccttttgaaggctgaaggAGGGACTTCAGTAGCctaaaataaactgaataaatTTAGAACCAAAGAAACACAAGAGCTAACCATATAATGATCATGGGCGGGAATGAGAGATTCACACACCCccaaaaaagggaggggggtgcACTGTTCTGACTCTAACCATTGATGTGCAATATATACCACCTCCTTTGAATTAAAGAGTGACCATCATATCAATGAGGAGTTTGATTCGAGGTATATTGTCCTAAAATGTACACTATGTACATTATCTGAAGTAAAATGATTTCAAACTTGTGGCAGAAATCTCTAAAACACTCATTTTCACAGGGCTTATTTGCTTTATGTGTTTTCTGGTACTTTGCCGAAGATGTTCCACAATTGGTGAGGTCAGAGTTTTGCTTCTGTATGATTTCCTCTGCCAACTGATGAGGCAGAATGCCCCACTGACGACCGTGCCACATTCACTGCCTTCAGAGCTCTTCCAACTGTTCTTCTCTGGTGTTAGATCTCTGACGCCTACTGAAGTCTTATTTCTGGGGAAGGACTTTTCCAGGGTCATTATTATTTCTACCAGCTATGAGCTCACTGATGATATGTGACCTATGAAACACCGGTAAGGTCTACCTTTCCACAAAGGATTTTCCGATCTTTGTACTATTTGTCTTTATACTATTCCTGGTCGTTATACTATTTGTCTCCGTATACACTTATCAGCCCAATAATGAGCAGGAAGGTTTTAGTCAAGGGTTTTCCACCTTGATCGTATCACACTTTATTCCTGTGTGCTTTTTGTGACATAAAATATGACGTAACTGATCAGTGAAGGCACTaccacattcactgcattcaaAAGGTTTCTCGGTGCAGATTCCGTCATCTGCTGATGGTGCACATCTGGTACCTGGCTGTCCCACGGTGGCTATGTTCCTGTCTGCTAGGAGGCCACGGAGGTGTAAGGAAGTCTGAGCTGCTACAGAAGGCATCTGCACGGACACCGTGTTAGCCGGGTCCTTCTCCTGCATGCTATCATTGGAAAGTGATGAGCTGTAGCTCTCTGGGAAAGGATTCTCCACTGCGACTGAACGTGCACCTTTCTCTCTTGCATGCAACATTCCCTTATGGTAAACAAGGCAGGACAGGTGAGAGAAAGCCTTCCCACAGTCAGCACATCCATAGGGCCTctctcctgtatgagttctccGGTGTCGGTTAAGGCACGACTTATCTCTAAAAGCCTTCCCACAGTCACTGCAGgtatagggtttctctcctgtgtgaattctctggtgGTTAATGAGACCAGACTTGTGTGAACAGGATTTTCCACACTCAGTACACACAAAGGGAGTCTTTCCAGTGTGAAATCGCTGATGTGATATGAGGCATGTCTTCTGGCTAAAGCCTTTCCCACATTCGGTGCAtacatagggtttctctccagtgtgagttcGTTGATGTATAAGGAGATTGCCCTTCTGAATGAAacctttcccacattcactgcatatATAAGGCTTCTCCCCAGTATGCGTTCGCTGATGTACAATGAGATTGCCCTTCTGAATGAAGCCTTTTCCACAATCACTGCATATATATGATTTCTCTCCTGTATGGGTCTTCTGATGGGCATTGAGCTGTGACTTCCAGCGGAACGTTTTATCACATTCAGTGCATTCATAAGGTTTTTCTCCCGTATGAGTTCTCTGGTGTTCAACAAGCCTGGACTTTCTGGAGAATGCTTTGTCACACAGACTGCATTCGTGaggcttctctcctgtgtgaactCTCTGATGGTTAATGAGCCGGGACTTCTTGATGAAGCCTTTTCCACACTCACTGCACAcgtagggtttctctcctgtgtgggtTTTCTGATGCGTAAGTAGCCGTGATTTCTTGGGGAATGCTTTGTCACATTCAGAGCACTCATACCGCTTTTCTCCTACGTGAGTTTTCTCATGTTCAGTGAGTCTGGACTTCCTGGAAAAGGCTTTCCCACACACGCTGCACCCATGaggcttctctcctgtgtgaactCTCTGATGACCCATGAGCCGAGACTTCTTGAAGAAGCCTTTTCCACACTCACTGCACACATGGGGCTTCTCTatcttttcagttctttgatGCTTGATGAATTGGGAATTTGTATTCATAGAATTCCCACATTCGGGAAATTTAATTTCAATACAATACTGGTCATGCTTTGTATGGGATAAGGATTTCGTATCCCCATTAACCTCAATGAGGTTCTTTACTTCATAGCTTCTGTTCTGGTTGACTAAACTTAAATTTGATTTCAGTGTTTTCCCATTTAAGTCAAAGATATCATGATTTTGCCTTAAGGGAAAATTACTTTTACTCTGATGAATGACATTTCCGAATGCATTATGTTCATGGCATTGTTTCATTCTCTTTGGACATCTTTGATTTTGCAAGTGCCCCTGTAGATGACCATCATCTTTCTTGATctctaggaaaaaagagaagaatgaatcTTTCCATGAGCTTGgtatataataaaactatttcacAAATGGCTTTGTGTAGGCTGGCTCTTTATTGGTAACactatgacctcattttaaagaAAGTCCAAGTAAATATGTTTGTTATCACTTGGACAAAGGTTAAACACAGTAATATaagcaaagaaaatacaaataagaacAGTCGGTGCATGAACAAGATCactcaaaatgaataaacatagacttggttgcctttttttaaagatttatttcttttagagagagtgagagagcaccagcaggaggggcagagggagaaggaggatttcaagcaaactccacactgagtgcccaacatggggcttgatcctaggaccctgagatcatgacctgagccaaagtcaaacaaccgactgagccacccaggcgccccgctttacTGGTCATTTTGACAATTAACTTCACACAGTTCAGAACTATAGCACAAGATGCCTCATTCaagaggtgcctggatggctcagtcagttgggcatccaactcttgatttcagcccaggtcatgatttcagggttgtgagaccaagcccGGGATTGGGCTCCGTGATGAgtatgaagcctgcttaagattctctctttccctctgctcctccccctgctcacatgtgctctctctctctcaaaaaaaaaaaaagatgcctcaTTCGAAAGCTGAACCTCTATATATTACATGCCAATTCGTCCTCTATTTGGTACTAAAATCTCACTCCTAGAATATATTGCTTTACTTAAACTAAATTCAATTTCTTCCAGCACATATGAAGATTGTGGTTCACCAACTAGGCTCAAGAGGGCCTGCTTAGGGCATTATATATAGACTAGCCCAGGCCATCACCCAAATCTAACAAAAATACACTCTCAAGAGGGGTCTGGGTACCATATTAGGAAATCCTGCATTTAACAAATAGCCATCATTCTGATAGCTAGTTGTCCAAGGCTCTTCTTAATCTGTACGCATATCACAGGAGATCTACTCAATCCATATTTCTATCTCTAGTCCTAAACTCTCCCTGGACTCCTCAGGTATATCCAAACACAGCATGCTGCACCTGGATGTGCACGAGCACGGTCTAATGACGTACGATGCCCAAAACAGAGCCCCTGACTTCTCAACCCACACCTCCACACGTCATCTTCATCTCAGAAATGGCAACTCCCTCCTCCCAGACTCACACCAAAAAGACTTACCATCATCctgcttttgtattttctcttacacCCTCCATCTACTTCAGTAGGAATTCATTTCTGCCCCCTTTATAAACACATTGAGAAGCTAGCTGACCAACCCTCACCCTCTCTCCGCAGGTGTCTTAGACTATAACAACAGGTTCCCGGCTGGATTTTAGGCTTCAACCCGTCTGCTACTGTCTCCTTTCTATGAAGAGTCAAAGCCATCGTTTTAAGTATAAATGATTTCATATTTGTCTTCTACTGAAAACTCCctattgttttcttcttgttatttaaaaatatcaagccCTTGAAATGTCCTTCCAAGGTGCTACACGAGCTGTATCCTCCAAACTCCAGCCACTACCCCACTGCCCTTATCTCCACATGATCACCAGCCACGCCCTCTGGCTCTGTTCCCTGTATTCACACAGGCTTCCCTG
Encoded proteins:
- the LOC110573005 gene encoding LOW QUALITY PROTEIN: zinc finger protein 613-like (The sequence of the model RefSeq protein was modified relative to this genomic sequence to represent the inferred CDS: inserted 2 bases in 1 codon), with translation MIKDQESLTLEDVAVDFTWEEWQLLAPTQKDLYRDVMLENYRNLVSVGYMASKPDALSRLEQGELWTTEHEIPSRIRPEIKKDDGHLQGHLQNQRCPKRMKQCHEHNAFGNVIHQSKSNFPLRQNHDIFDLNGKTLKSNLSLVNQNRSYEVKNLIEVNGDTKSLSHTKHDQYCIEIKFPECGNSMNTNSQFIKHQRTEKIEKPHVCSECGKGFIKKSRLINHQRVHTGEKPHECSLCDKAFSRKSRLVEHQRTHTGEKPYECTECDKTFRWKSQLNAHQKTHTGEKSYICSDCGKGFIQKGNLIVHQRTHTGEKPYICSECGKGFSQKTCLISHQRFHTGKTPFVCTECGKSCSHKSGLINHQRIHTGEKPYTCSDCGKAFRDKSCLNRHRRTHTGERPYGCADCGKAFSHLSCLVYHKGMLHAREKGARSVAVENPFPESYSSSLSNDSMQEKDPANTVSVQMPSVAAQTSLHLRGLLADRNIATVGQPGTRCAPSADDGXSAPRNLLNAVNVVVPSLISYVIFYVTKSTQE